The following proteins are co-located in the Ensifer sp. WSM1721 genome:
- the cobS gene encoding cobaltochelatase subunit CobS has product MSKIDLDISNLPDTTISVREVFGIDTDLRVPAYSKGDAYVPDIDPDYLFDRETTLAILAGFAHNRRVMVSGYHGTGKSTHIEQVAARLNWPCVRINLDSHVSRIDLVGKDAIVVKDGMQVTEFKDGILPWAYQHNVALVFDEYDAGRPDVMFVIQRVLESSGRLTLLDQSRVIRPHPAFRLFATANTVGLGDTTGLYHGTQQINQAQMDRWSIVTALNYLPHDKEVDIVAAKVKGFVAGKGRDTVSKMVRVADLTRAAFINGDLSTVMSPRTVITWAENAYIFGDIAFAFRVTFLNKCDELERALVAEHYQRAFGVELKESAANIVLEATA; this is encoded by the coding sequence ATGAGCAAGATTGACCTCGACATTTCCAACCTCCCCGACACGACGATCTCGGTCCGGGAGGTTTTCGGCATCGATACGGATTTGCGCGTTCCCGCCTATTCAAAGGGCGACGCCTATGTGCCCGATATCGATCCAGACTATCTCTTCGATCGTGAGACGACGCTCGCCATTCTTGCCGGTTTCGCCCATAACCGCCGCGTCATGGTTTCGGGTTATCACGGCACCGGCAAGTCGACCCATATCGAGCAGGTCGCGGCGCGTCTCAACTGGCCTTGCGTGCGCATCAACCTCGACAGCCATGTGAGCCGTATCGATCTCGTCGGCAAGGATGCGATCGTCGTCAAGGACGGGATGCAGGTGACCGAATTCAAGGACGGCATCCTGCCGTGGGCCTACCAGCACAATGTCGCGCTCGTTTTCGACGAATATGATGCCGGCCGTCCGGACGTCATGTTCGTGATCCAGCGCGTGCTCGAATCCTCCGGTCGCCTGACACTGCTCGACCAGAGCCGCGTCATTCGTCCGCATCCGGCCTTCCGGCTCTTCGCCACCGCCAACACGGTCGGCCTCGGCGACACGACCGGGCTCTATCACGGCACGCAGCAGATCAACCAGGCGCAGATGGACCGCTGGTCGATCGTCACGGCGCTCAACTACCTGCCGCACGACAAGGAAGTCGACATCGTCGCCGCCAAGGTCAAGGGCTTCGTCGCCGGCAAGGGACGCGATACGGTATCGAAAATGGTGCGCGTCGCCGATCTCACGCGTGCCGCCTTCATCAACGGCGACCTCTCGACCGTGATGAGCCCGCGCACCGTGATCACCTGGGCCGAGAACGCCTATATATTCGGCGACATCGCCTTTGCCTTCCGTGTGACCTTCCTCAACAAGTGCGACGAGCTGGAGAGAGCGCTGGTCGCCGAGCATTACCAGCGCGCCTTCGGCGTCGAGCTCAAGGAGAGCGCCGCCAACATCGTGCTCGAAGCAACCGCCTGA
- a CDS encoding J domain-containing protein, whose product MCAMKLDSKYFDRIRTRPRGEARVEPSAPVCQWDGCDKKAVHRAPVGRNAEGEYFMFCFEHVKEYNKGYNYFSGLSDTEIARYQKEAITGHRPTWTVGVNKNARNGPTQSQTRSGSAGAQARMRDPFGFFNEARARQARHEPRLRKLKTLEAKAFETLGVAASATAADIKAAYKELVKKHHPDANGGDRGSEDRFRAVIQAYQLLKQAGFC is encoded by the coding sequence ATGTGCGCCATGAAACTCGATTCAAAATATTTCGACCGCATCAGAACGCGCCCGAGGGGGGAAGCGCGCGTGGAGCCGTCTGCGCCTGTGTGCCAGTGGGACGGCTGCGACAAGAAAGCGGTGCATCGGGCGCCGGTCGGCCGCAACGCCGAGGGCGAATATTTCATGTTCTGCTTCGAGCATGTGAAGGAATACAACAAAGGGTACAATTACTTTTCCGGATTGTCCGATACCGAGATCGCCCGCTATCAGAAGGAAGCGATCACCGGTCATCGTCCTACCTGGACGGTCGGCGTCAACAAGAATGCCCGCAACGGTCCGACGCAGTCTCAGACGCGCTCCGGCAGCGCCGGCGCGCAGGCCCGCATGCGCGATCCGTTCGGCTTCTTCAACGAGGCGCGCGCCCGGCAGGCCCGGCACGAACCGCGCCTGCGCAAGCTGAAGACGCTCGAGGCGAAGGCCTTCGAGACACTCGGGGTCGCGGCCTCGGCGACCGCTGCCGACATCAAGGCCGCCTACAAGGAGCTCGTCAAGAAACACCACCCCGATGCGAATGGCGGAGACAGGGGATCGGAAGACCGCTTTCGGGCGGTTATCCAAGCCTACCAATTGTTAAAACAGGCTGGTTTCTGCTAA
- a CDS encoding BolA family transcriptional regulator produces MSLQSRIEEKLVQAFQPERLMVINESHLHAGHQPGFDGGGETHMRIRIVSSAFAGMSRVARHRAINDLLKPELDAGLHALAVEPAAPGEPTRW; encoded by the coding sequence ATGTCGCTGCAAAGCCGTATCGAAGAGAAGCTCGTGCAGGCCTTCCAGCCCGAACGCCTGATGGTGATCAACGAGAGCCATCTGCATGCCGGCCATCAGCCCGGTTTCGACGGCGGCGGCGAGACGCATATGCGTATCCGCATCGTCTCGAGCGCCTTTGCCGGCATGAGCCGCGTCGCGCGCCACCGGGCGATTAACGATCTCCTGAAGCCCGAACTCGACGCCGGACTGCACGCGCTCGCCGTGGAACCGGCCGCTCCTGGAGAGCCGACGCGTTGGTGA
- a CDS encoding HlyC/CorC family transporter, which translates to MSGGAFLAFLADHWPSLVSVIGLLLLSAFFSASEAALNAASRSRMHMLESNGDARAGIVNGLIESRDRLIGALLIGNILVIILASSLATNLSIRLFGVYGVAIATLAMTVLFVVFAEVLPKSWALASPDRSALAVAPTVRPFIAVIGPVSNLVNAIVRRMLSLFGVNLSSEVPMLTAQEELRGAVDLLHREGSFVKADRDLLGGVLDLGELEVSDVMIHRTAMRAINADDPPAVCVREILESPFTRLPLWRGSADNIIGVIHSKDLLRALAEPDVQAETIDIVKLAQKPWFVPDTTNLKDQLNAFLRRKLHLAIVVDEYGQVQGLVTLEDILEEIVGDIADEHDLDIQGVRQEADGSIVVDGSVPIRDLNRALDWSLPDEEATTVAGLVIHESKSIPEERQAFTFYGKRFIVMKRVKNRITKLRIRAAEEDSPAG; encoded by the coding sequence ATGAGCGGCGGCGCATTCCTGGCGTTTCTGGCGGATCATTGGCCGTCTCTCGTTTCGGTCATTGGTCTGCTCCTGCTTTCCGCCTTCTTCTCCGCATCGGAAGCGGCGTTGAACGCGGCGTCCCGGTCACGAATGCATATGCTCGAGAGCAATGGCGACGCACGCGCCGGCATCGTCAACGGATTGATCGAGAGCCGCGACCGTTTGATTGGGGCGCTGCTCATCGGCAACATCCTCGTCATCATCCTCGCCTCGTCTCTGGCGACGAACCTGTCGATCCGCCTCTTCGGCGTTTACGGCGTCGCAATTGCAACGCTTGCGATGACGGTCCTCTTCGTTGTCTTCGCCGAAGTTCTGCCGAAAAGCTGGGCGCTCGCGTCGCCCGATCGTTCCGCGCTTGCGGTGGCACCGACAGTGAGGCCCTTCATCGCGGTGATCGGTCCCGTCTCCAATCTGGTGAATGCGATTGTCCGGCGCATGCTGAGCCTTTTCGGAGTAAACCTGTCATCGGAGGTGCCGATGCTCACCGCGCAGGAGGAACTGCGGGGTGCCGTCGATCTGCTCCATCGCGAAGGCTCGTTCGTGAAGGCGGACCGCGACTTGCTCGGGGGCGTGCTTGATCTCGGCGAACTCGAAGTTTCCGACGTCATGATCCATCGCACCGCGATGCGAGCGATCAATGCCGACGATCCGCCCGCCGTCTGCGTCCGGGAAATACTCGAAAGCCCGTTCACGCGCCTGCCGCTGTGGCGGGGCTCCGCCGACAACATCATCGGCGTCATCCATTCTAAGGATTTGCTCAGGGCGCTTGCCGAGCCGGATGTGCAGGCCGAGACGATCGACATCGTCAAGCTCGCGCAGAAACCCTGGTTCGTCCCCGACACGACCAATCTCAAGGACCAGCTCAACGCCTTTCTCAGGCGCAAGCTGCATCTTGCCATCGTCGTCGACGAATACGGCCAGGTGCAAGGGCTCGTAACGCTCGAGGATATCCTGGAAGAGATCGTCGGCGACATCGCCGATGAGCACGACCTCGACATTCAGGGCGTCCGTCAGGAGGCCGACGGCTCGATCGTCGTCGATGGATCCGTGCCGATCCGCGACCTCAACCGCGCGCTCGACTGGTCGCTGCCGGACGAGGAGGCGACGACTGTCGCCGGTCTCGTCATCCATGAATCGAAGAGCATTCCGGAGGAGCGGCAGGCCTTCACTTTCTATGGCAAGCGTTTCATCGTCATGAAGCGGGTGAAGAACCGGATCACTAAGTTGCGCATTCGCGCCGCCGAGGAAGACAGCCCTGCCGGCTGA
- the aroB gene encoding 3-dehydroquinate synthase, giving the protein MNSNELPAAERKVRVNLGDRSYDILIGPGLIAAAGREIAARLNGRKMAVITDENVAPRYLEPLMASLKESSIEAISLVLPAGEKTKSFEHLIPVCEAILGARIERNDAVIALGGGVIGDLTGFAAGIVRRGSRFIQIPTSLLAQVDSSVGGKTGINSPHGKNLIGVFHQPELVLADTDVLDSLSQREFRAGYAEVAKYGLIDKPEFFHWLEQNWQAVFAGGPARIEAIAVSCQAKADVVAADERENGLRALLNLGHTFGHALEAATEYDSARLVHGEGVAIGMVLAHEFSARMNLASPDDARRVEAHLRAVGLPTRMGDIPGTLPPAERLMEAIVQDKKVKGGKLTFILTRGIGQSFVADDVPSSEVLSFLKEKHP; this is encoded by the coding sequence ATGAACAGTAATGAGCTGCCCGCCGCCGAGCGCAAGGTTCGCGTGAACCTCGGCGACCGTTCCTATGACATCCTCATCGGCCCCGGTCTGATCGCCGCGGCGGGCCGAGAGATCGCGGCCCGCCTCAATGGCAGGAAGATGGCGGTGATAACGGACGAGAACGTCGCGCCGCGCTATCTCGAGCCGCTGATGGCGAGTCTTAAGGAAAGTAGTATCGAGGCGATCTCTCTCGTATTGCCGGCAGGGGAGAAGACCAAGAGCTTCGAACACCTCATTCCGGTTTGCGAGGCGATCCTCGGCGCCAGGATCGAGCGCAACGACGCGGTGATCGCGCTCGGAGGCGGCGTGATCGGCGACCTCACCGGCTTTGCCGCCGGCATCGTCCGCCGCGGCTCACGCTTTATCCAGATTCCGACCTCGCTTCTGGCACAGGTCGATTCCTCCGTCGGCGGCAAGACCGGCATCAATTCGCCGCACGGGAAGAACCTGATCGGCGTCTTCCACCAGCCCGAGCTTGTTCTTGCCGATACCGACGTGCTCGATAGCCTGAGCCAGCGCGAGTTCCGCGCCGGCTATGCCGAGGTCGCGAAATACGGGCTGATCGACAAGCCCGAGTTCTTCCATTGGCTCGAACAGAACTGGCAGGCGGTCTTTGCCGGCGGACCGGCCCGGATCGAGGCCATCGCCGTCAGTTGCCAGGCCAAGGCCGATGTCGTTGCCGCGGACGAGCGAGAAAATGGCCTCAGGGCGCTTCTCAATCTCGGCCACACCTTCGGCCATGCGCTGGAAGCGGCGACCGAGTACGACAGCGCGCGGCTGGTGCACGGGGAGGGCGTTGCGATCGGCATGGTGCTTGCGCATGAGTTCTCTGCCCGGATGAACCTCGCAAGCCCGGACGACGCACGGCGCGTGGAGGCCCATCTCAGGGCCGTCGGCCTGCCGACGCGCATGGGGGACATTCCCGGGACGCTACCGCCGGCGGAGCGGCTGATGGAGGCGATCGTTCAGGACAAGAAGGTGAAAGGCGGCAAGCTTACCTTCATCCTAACGCGAGGGATCGGGCAGTCCTTCGTCGCCGACGACGTTCCGTCTTCGGAAGTGCTGAGCTTCCTTAAGGAAAAACATCCCTGA
- a CDS encoding shikimate kinase, with protein sequence MNDVTEPVSATLAERAKRALGKRNLVFIGLMGAGKSAIGRLTAQALGIPFIDSDHEIERVSRMTISDLFATYGEEEFRALEARVLKRLLRSGPRVVSTGGGAYINERSRRQIKKGGLTIWLNAELDVLWERVNKRDTRPLLKTENPKQTLENLMRARYPIYAEADLTVLSRDVKKETMVEEVLAAIADYQKA encoded by the coding sequence ATGAACGACGTGACCGAACCGGTTTCCGCGACGCTGGCCGAAAGGGCAAAGCGCGCCCTCGGTAAGCGCAATCTCGTTTTCATCGGTCTGATGGGAGCGGGAAAATCGGCGATCGGGCGCCTGACCGCCCAGGCGCTCGGTATTCCCTTCATCGATTCCGACCATGAAATCGAGCGGGTCTCGCGCATGACGATCAGCGATCTCTTCGCCACCTATGGCGAGGAAGAGTTCCGGGCGCTCGAAGCTCGCGTGCTGAAGCGGCTGCTCCGGTCCGGGCCGCGCGTGGTCTCGACCGGCGGCGGCGCCTATATCAACGAACGTTCGCGGCGGCAGATCAAGAAGGGCGGCCTGACGATCTGGCTCAACGCGGAACTCGACGTGCTCTGGGAGCGGGTGAACAAGCGCGACACCCGTCCGCTTCTGAAGACCGAGAACCCCAAGCAGACGCTCGAGAACCTGATGCGTGCGCGGTATCCGATCTACGCGGAGGCGGATCTTACAGTCCTCTCGCGCGACGTGAAAAAGGAAACGATGGTCGAAGAGGTCCTCGCCGCCATCGCCGATTACCAGAAAGCCTGA
- the xerD gene encoding site-specific tyrosine recombinase XerD, with amino-acid sequence MTDLSEAHLEAFLEMMSAERGAAVNTLQSYERDLKDALSFLRSRGTRLITATADDLRSYLSHLAGEGFKPSSQARRLSALRQFYKFLYAEGLRGDDPTGILDAPKKGRALPKTLSIDDVSKLIGQAEAEAQSGGDDALSKLRMHALIELLYATGMRVSELVSLPASVLSQNGRFLVIRGKGNKERLVPLSQAAIRAMRAYGEVLRGKEDGADSPWLFPSYGKSGYLPRQVFARDLKGLAARAGIRVAAISPHVLRHAFASHLLANGADLRAVQELLGHSDISTTQIYTHVLDERLHELVQNHHPLAKQAKKQD; translated from the coding sequence ATGACTGATCTGTCAGAGGCCCACCTCGAAGCCTTCCTGGAGATGATGAGCGCCGAGCGCGGCGCAGCGGTCAACACGCTGCAATCCTATGAACGCGACCTCAAGGACGCGCTCTCATTCCTGCGCTCGCGCGGCACGCGGCTGATCACCGCCACCGCCGACGATCTAAGAAGCTATCTCTCCCATCTCGCCGGCGAAGGTTTCAAGCCCTCTTCGCAGGCCCGGCGCCTTTCGGCGCTCAGGCAATTCTACAAGTTCCTCTATGCGGAAGGCTTACGCGGCGACGATCCGACGGGCATCCTCGACGCGCCGAAAAAGGGCCGCGCCCTGCCGAAGACGCTCAGCATCGACGACGTCAGCAAACTGATCGGCCAGGCGGAGGCGGAGGCGCAATCGGGCGGCGACGACGCGCTTTCCAAGTTGCGCATGCACGCGCTGATCGAACTCCTCTACGCTACTGGCATGCGCGTCAGCGAACTCGTGTCGCTGCCGGCAAGCGTTCTCTCGCAGAACGGCCGCTTCCTGGTGATCCGCGGCAAGGGCAACAAGGAACGGCTGGTGCCGCTGTCGCAGGCGGCGATCCGTGCCATGCGGGCCTATGGCGAAGTGCTGCGGGGAAAGGAAGACGGCGCCGACAGCCCCTGGCTCTTCCCCTCCTACGGTAAGTCCGGTTATCTGCCGCGCCAGGTCTTCGCCCGCGATCTGAAGGGCCTTGCCGCGCGCGCAGGCATCAGGGTCGCGGCGATCTCCCCGCATGTCCTGCGCCATGCCTTCGCCAGCCATCTGCTCGCCAACGGCGCCGACCTTCGCGCCGTGCAGGAACTGCTCGGGCACTCGGACATTTCGACGACACAAATCTATACGCATGTGCTGGACGAACGCCTGCATGAGCTCGTGCAGAACCATCACCCCCTTGCCAAACAGGCGAAAAAACAGGATTAG